In Deltaproteobacteria bacterium GWC2_55_46, a single window of DNA contains:
- a CDS encoding cyclic beta 1-2 glucan synthetase: MLRSELFSLEQLKRHAVTLAGQHRIDSRPGLDKLLPRLADNARVLLAAYDVVTAAATPGQRIVPAEAWLLDNFYLIEQQIGLARRHLPRGYSRQLPQLTNGLSAGFPRIYDLALELISHMDGRVDSDNATQFVTAYQTAEPLKLGELWAFPIMLQLALLENLRRVALRIARRREERDVAITWADRMLATAEKEPKKLIQLLADFANADVPLTAPFVEEFYARLQAQGPAMAFVQTWVEQKLLEQGSTATQLSEAAGRTAAANQISIANSIGSLRFIDTMDWRNYVESLSVVELTLREDPTGMHASQDFVTRDRYRHVIEDVARGSSRSELAVAREAIILAQTAAERLGAKDRTAHVGYYLVDHGRQVLERAVGCSLSWKLLVSRASRHFCLFLYLGPIILLTALATSVVLFPFGGFEPGDWRYWFFAITGIIGASALAVPLVNLLSTLVLPPRALPRLDFSQGIPSVYRTMVVVPTLLSRPQDVDDLIEAMEIRYLGNRDPNLFFALLTDFRDAPERTLPDDDALLAHARAAVQALNETYREDRPCIFYLFHRPRVWNPYERVWMGYERKRGKLEQFNALLRGGEQAAFSDIVGDLSILSSVKYVITLDSDTQLPRDAARTLIGNIAHPLNRPVYDAGKRRIVEGYAILQPRASISLTSAGQSRFSKLFAGESGIDPYTREVSDVYQDIFGEGSFIGKGIYDVDAFRQVVDGRFPENLILSHDLLESGYARSALVSDVDLIEDHPAGYAIEASRRHRWIRGDWQLAGWLLPRVPGPHGSNGPKTKRQPNPLTALSLWKIFDNLRRSLVPPSLFGLLAGGWLFGPGSPWFWTLLAAGVVFLPALLGAAIDLMRKPEDRYWLAHLTLTGKSSGRSIVLALLTLVFLPYDMLICLDAILRSGVRMLFTRRGLLLWHMRSYASRNARRTLADFFMEMWAAPALAAALAFSLVVSRSSELLFFAPVLFLWLVSPAVGWWISMPLVSKAPGLTGDQRAFLRASARRTWRFFADFVGPQDNWLPPDNFQEYPAPASASRTSPTNIGMSLLANLAAYDFGYISAGEFLRLTGNTLATMEKLERYRGHFYNWYDTRTLRPLHPRYVSSVDSGNLAGSLLTLQAGLAELKDQPVLSSCAFQGLQDTLQVLVQHMPSSPARDFAKKIEFLQDTFHSLTLKGPPQTLAAADTLLDEIHRAGGGLVALLPADIDIDGELYYWGQAFDRQARALRDDIGFLVPGPRRFGNIPTLAELAGLREVGTEALSSAGAAAAAVSSYTGAVERLRIIDDLVDRCRELAVMDFEFLYDTSRGLLTIGYDVGERRRDPSCYDLLASEARLASFLLIAQGQVPQKHWFALGRQLTSHGGEMSLISWSGSMFEYLMPQLIMPSFVNTLLEQTCKAAVSRQIEYGRQRAVPWGISESCYNATDMHHVYQYRAFGVPGLGFKRGLGDDLVVAPYASALALTVMPREACRNLQALAAKGFLGVYGFYEAVDYTPSRVPLGKNHAIVRTFMAHHQGMSLLAFEHALLNRPMQRRFMSAPLVRATELLLQERVPKKGATLHPHAAEVNATARLPVAEAGAIMRVFTDPNTPTPEVHLLSNGRYHVMATNAGGGYSRWRDLAVTRWREDATSDCWGTFIYLRDRDTGRYWSTAYQPTLRKADHYEAIFVQARAEYRRRDQSIEAHTEIGVSPEDDVEIRRVTLTNLASRTRQIEVTSYAEVVFAPLNADLAHRTFSNLFVQTEILSDRQAILCTRRPRTPGEQVPWMFHLLAAPGAIADEPSYETDRAKFIGRGRTAVNPVVLDSPGSPLTLSNTDGSVLDPIVAIRCSIILSADESATVQIISGVAETREAALALLDKYCDRHFVERAFEMAWFQSQEVLRHLNATEVDAQVYGRLAASVIYGNALRRAAPSVIARNQLGQSGLWRFGVSGDLPIILIRIGDLSRIELLKQVLQAHAYWRMKGLTADLVIVNEDFSGYRAVLQDQIMGLINSGPEAQIFDKPGGVFVRRAEELSEEDRVLFQTVARIVFNDTVETLAEQVERRVPAERVPGRLEPLQQPAAEPANPLSARERIFYNGLGGFTPDGREYVITLDPGQSTPAPWVNVIASPYIGTVVSESGSAYTWVENAHEFRLTTWHNDPLSDSSGEALYIRDEETGAFWSPTPLPARGRSGYVCRHGFGYSVFEHYEAGISSELFTYVAMDAPVKFAVVKLRNHSRRPRRLSLTGYWELVLGEWRHSNLMNIVTETDLHSGALFARNAYGRECANRVFFLQVSEVERTVTGNRTEFIGRNGSLSSPAAMRRKGLSGRKGAGLDPCAAIQTQIELADGQEREIVFVFGAARSTDEAQHLIQRFGGSVGAREALEAVWGHWNRTLGAVHVETPDPALDVLTNGWLVYQTLSCRLWGRSGYYQSGGAYGFRDQLQDTMALIHAAPWLAREQLIRCAERQFLQGDVQHWWHPPNGQGVRTHFSDDYLWLPYATCRYVLATGDTGVLDESVHFLEGRELNPGEEAYYDQPQRSHEVASLYEHCVRSIKHGLRFGGHQLPLMGCGDWNDGMNLVGRDGKGESVWLAWFLYENLQLFTGLARARNDEAFAEVCTRQASLLRSNIEASAWDGSWYRRAYFDDGTPLGSSENDECQIDSISQSWAVISGGGDAMRARQAMAAVDKRLVRRDMQLIQLFAPPFDKSDLEPGYIKGYVPGVRENGGQYTHAAIWTTMAFAMMGDRERAWELYAMLNPINHGSRPEEIERYTVEPYVMCADIYGAPPHTSRGGWTWYTGAAGWMYRLTVETLLGLQLEVDHLRIAPCIPAHWASYKIHYRYRETFYHITVKRVGEQSEHVIRVTVDGAVVNGACVDGTGRPQGMIPLMDDRREHHVEVDLS; the protein is encoded by the coding sequence CTCGAGCAATTGAAGCGTCACGCAGTAACGCTGGCCGGTCAGCATAGAATCGATTCGCGTCCTGGGCTGGACAAGTTGCTGCCACGGCTGGCGGACAATGCGCGCGTTCTGCTGGCGGCATATGACGTCGTGACAGCCGCAGCCACGCCGGGACAACGGATCGTGCCGGCGGAGGCCTGGTTGCTCGATAATTTCTATCTCATCGAGCAGCAGATCGGTCTGGCACGTCGGCATCTGCCGCGCGGGTACAGCCGGCAGTTGCCGCAATTAACTAATGGCCTGTCAGCCGGTTTCCCCCGCATCTATGATTTGGCGTTGGAGTTGATCTCTCACATGGACGGTCGTGTCGACAGCGACAACGCCACCCAATTCGTCACCGCGTACCAGACCGCTGAACCGTTAAAGTTGGGCGAATTGTGGGCATTCCCGATCATGCTGCAGTTGGCGCTGCTGGAAAACCTTCGACGCGTTGCGTTGCGTATCGCCCGCCGGCGCGAGGAGCGCGATGTGGCCATCACATGGGCAGACCGCATGCTCGCGACGGCCGAAAAAGAGCCGAAAAAGCTTATCCAGTTGCTAGCCGACTTTGCCAATGCAGATGTGCCTCTGACCGCGCCGTTTGTGGAGGAATTTTACGCAAGACTCCAGGCACAGGGGCCTGCTATGGCCTTCGTTCAAACCTGGGTCGAGCAAAAACTGCTCGAACAAGGGTCGACCGCAACGCAGTTGTCGGAGGCAGCCGGACGAACGGCAGCTGCCAACCAGATCTCCATCGCAAATAGTATTGGTAGTCTGCGTTTTATCGACACTATGGATTGGAGGAATTACGTAGAGTCGCTCAGTGTCGTCGAGCTGACATTGCGCGAAGACCCGACAGGGATGCACGCCAGCCAGGATTTTGTCACCCGCGACCGGTACCGGCATGTCATCGAAGACGTGGCGAGGGGCAGTTCGCGCAGTGAGTTGGCTGTGGCCCGCGAGGCCATTATTCTCGCGCAGACTGCTGCAGAGCGATTGGGTGCCAAGGACCGCACCGCGCATGTCGGATACTATCTTGTCGATCACGGACGGCAAGTACTGGAGCGTGCGGTCGGATGCAGTTTGTCTTGGAAATTGCTGGTCAGCCGAGCGAGCCGGCATTTCTGCCTGTTCCTTTACCTCGGCCCCATCATCTTGCTCACCGCACTGGCGACATCGGTCGTGCTTTTCCCTTTCGGCGGGTTCGAGCCGGGTGATTGGCGGTACTGGTTTTTCGCGATCACCGGCATAATCGGCGCATCGGCGCTGGCCGTCCCGCTCGTGAATCTGTTGTCCACGCTCGTCTTGCCGCCTCGCGCGCTACCACGATTGGATTTTTCGCAGGGCATTCCATCCGTTTACCGCACCATGGTGGTTGTCCCCACCTTGCTGAGCAGGCCGCAAGATGTTGATGATCTTATCGAAGCCATGGAGATACGCTATCTCGGTAATCGCGATCCTAACCTGTTCTTTGCCTTGCTGACGGATTTCCGCGACGCACCAGAACGCACTCTGCCAGACGATGACGCGTTGCTCGCCCACGCGCGCGCAGCCGTTCAGGCGCTCAACGAGACCTACCGCGAGGACCGCCCGTGTATCTTCTATCTGTTTCACCGGCCTCGGGTATGGAATCCATACGAACGGGTGTGGATGGGATATGAGCGCAAGCGCGGCAAGCTGGAGCAGTTCAATGCCCTGCTGCGGGGCGGGGAGCAGGCTGCATTCTCGGATATTGTGGGCGATTTGTCCATCCTCTCCTCGGTCAAGTACGTCATTACCCTGGATTCCGACACCCAGCTGCCCCGCGACGCTGCACGCACGCTTATTGGAAACATCGCTCATCCTCTCAATCGGCCGGTCTACGATGCCGGCAAGAGACGCATTGTCGAAGGTTACGCGATCCTGCAACCGCGCGCTTCGATCAGCCTGACAAGCGCAGGCCAGTCACGGTTTTCGAAACTGTTCGCCGGTGAATCAGGCATCGATCCCTATACGCGCGAGGTATCGGATGTCTACCAGGATATTTTTGGAGAGGGGTCTTTCATCGGCAAGGGCATCTACGACGTGGACGCATTCCGTCAAGTCGTCGATGGACGCTTTCCGGAGAATCTCATTCTCAGTCACGACTTGCTGGAAAGCGGGTATGCCCGTTCGGCGCTGGTGTCCGATGTCGACCTTATTGAAGATCATCCGGCCGGTTACGCCATAGAGGCCAGCCGGCGGCACCGCTGGATACGCGGCGACTGGCAGCTTGCCGGCTGGCTGCTCCCGCGCGTGCCCGGACCGCATGGGTCAAATGGACCGAAAACGAAGCGTCAACCGAACCCGCTTACAGCCTTGTCGCTCTGGAAAATTTTCGATAACCTTCGACGCAGCCTCGTGCCGCCATCGCTGTTTGGCTTGCTGGCAGGCGGTTGGCTGTTTGGTCCGGGTTCCCCGTGGTTCTGGACCCTGCTGGCCGCTGGCGTGGTGTTCCTGCCAGCCTTGCTGGGAGCCGCGATCGATCTCATGCGTAAGCCTGAAGATCGCTATTGGCTGGCGCACCTGACCCTGACAGGCAAATCCTCTGGCCGTTCAATAGTGCTCGCCTTGCTGACATTGGTCTTTTTGCCATACGACATGTTGATTTGTCTGGATGCGATCCTGCGCTCGGGTGTGCGGATGCTGTTCACTCGACGCGGTTTGTTGCTCTGGCATATGCGATCATATGCAAGCCGCAACGCGCGCCGTACGCTGGCCGATTTTTTCATGGAGATGTGGGCCGCGCCTGCCCTGGCGGCGGCGCTGGCCTTCTCATTGGTGGTCAGCCGGTCGTCGGAGCTGCTCTTCTTTGCGCCCGTCTTGTTCCTCTGGCTGGTGTCGCCAGCCGTCGGCTGGTGGATCAGCATGCCGCTTGTGTCCAAAGCGCCGGGGTTGACTGGTGACCAGCGGGCATTTCTGCGGGCGTCGGCCCGGCGGACGTGGCGCTTTTTCGCTGATTTCGTCGGTCCGCAGGACAACTGGCTCCCGCCAGATAATTTCCAGGAATATCCGGCTCCGGCCAGCGCCTCGCGCACATCGCCCACGAACATAGGGATGTCGCTTCTGGCGAACCTGGCTGCGTACGATTTTGGTTACATTTCCGCGGGAGAATTCCTGCGGCTTACCGGGAACACGCTGGCTACGATGGAAAAGCTGGAACGCTACCGCGGCCATTTTTACAACTGGTACGACACGCGCACGCTGAGGCCGCTCCATCCGCGGTACGTCTCTTCGGTGGACAGCGGCAACCTGGCCGGCAGCTTGCTGACATTGCAGGCGGGACTGGCCGAGTTGAAAGATCAGCCTGTGCTGTCTTCGTGCGCGTTTCAGGGGCTACAGGACACCTTGCAGGTGCTTGTTCAACACATGCCTTCGTCGCCAGCCCGGGATTTTGCAAAGAAGATCGAGTTTCTGCAGGACACATTTCACTCGCTCACGCTGAAAGGGCCGCCACAGACGCTTGCCGCCGCCGATACCTTGCTGGATGAGATTCATCGTGCCGGCGGGGGGTTGGTTGCATTGCTGCCAGCGGATATTGATATCGATGGCGAACTGTATTACTGGGGGCAGGCATTCGACCGGCAAGCCCGCGCACTTCGGGATGATATTGGATTCCTCGTGCCCGGACCTCGCCGCTTCGGGAACATCCCGACACTGGCGGAATTGGCCGGACTTAGAGAGGTTGGCACTGAGGCTCTGTCGTCAGCCGGGGCAGCCGCAGCGGCTGTGTCTTCATATACTGGCGCGGTGGAACGGCTCAGAATTATCGACGACCTGGTGGACCGCTGCCGCGAACTGGCGGTTATGGATTTTGAATTTCTCTACGATACATCACGCGGCTTGCTGACCATAGGTTACGACGTGGGTGAACGGCGCCGCGATCCGTCCTGCTACGACTTGCTGGCATCAGAAGCGCGCCTGGCCAGTTTCCTGCTCATCGCGCAGGGACAGGTACCGCAGAAACATTGGTTCGCACTCGGCCGCCAGCTGACGTCTCATGGCGGCGAAATGAGCTTGATTTCGTGGAGCGGCTCAATGTTCGAGTACCTGATGCCGCAGCTGATAATGCCGAGTTTCGTGAACACCTTGTTGGAGCAGACCTGTAAGGCCGCGGTGTCGCGCCAGATCGAATACGGCCGACAGCGCGCTGTGCCCTGGGGTATTTCCGAGTCCTGCTATAACGCCACCGACATGCACCACGTCTATCAATATCGGGCGTTCGGTGTGCCCGGGCTGGGCTTCAAGCGCGGGCTGGGAGACGACCTGGTTGTCGCTCCTTACGCCAGCGCACTGGCGCTGACGGTGATGCCGCGGGAAGCGTGTCGCAATTTGCAGGCGCTGGCCGCCAAAGGTTTCCTCGGCGTTTATGGGTTCTACGAGGCGGTCGATTACACGCCATCGCGTGTGCCGCTGGGTAAGAATCACGCCATCGTGCGTACATTCATGGCGCATCATCAAGGCATGAGTCTGTTAGCCTTTGAGCATGCGTTGCTAAACAGGCCTATGCAGCGCCGGTTCATGTCTGCCCCCCTTGTGCGGGCGACGGAATTGCTGCTGCAAGAGCGTGTGCCGAAAAAGGGTGCTACGCTGCACCCGCACGCTGCTGAAGTGAATGCCACCGCCCGCCTCCCGGTTGCTGAGGCAGGCGCGATCATGCGCGTATTTACCGACCCGAACACGCCGACACCTGAAGTTCACCTCTTGTCCAACGGCAGGTACCATGTCATGGCGACCAATGCTGGAGGGGGTTACAGCCGCTGGCGAGACTTAGCCGTCACCCGTTGGCGAGAGGACGCCACTTCCGATTGCTGGGGCACGTTTATTTACTTGCGCGACCGCGACACGGGGCGTTATTGGTCAACCGCGTATCAACCGACACTGCGCAAGGCCGATCACTATGAGGCGATTTTCGTGCAGGCGCGCGCTGAATACCGGCGGCGCGATCAGTCGATCGAAGCGCATACCGAGATCGGCGTTTCACCTGAAGACGATGTCGAGATCCGCCGTGTCACGCTCACCAACCTGGCATCCCGTACCCGTCAAATCGAGGTGACGAGTTACGCGGAGGTCGTGTTTGCGCCGTTGAATGCCGACCTGGCCCATCGCACTTTCAGCAACCTTTTTGTGCAAACCGAAATCCTTTCCGACCGGCAGGCGATCCTCTGCACGAGGCGCCCACGCACACCGGGGGAGCAGGTCCCGTGGATGTTTCACCTGTTGGCAGCGCCTGGCGCGATTGCCGACGAGCCGTCTTACGAGACTGACCGCGCCAAATTCATCGGGCGGGGTCGTACGGCGGTCAACCCGGTGGTACTGGATAGCCCTGGCAGCCCGTTGACGTTGTCGAACACTGATGGTTCGGTGCTCGATCCAATCGTGGCGATCCGGTGTTCCATCATCTTGTCAGCTGACGAGTCAGCGACCGTGCAGATCATCTCCGGTGTCGCGGAAACGCGCGAGGCGGCATTGGCTTTACTTGATAAGTATTGTGACCGGCACTTCGTTGAGCGTGCCTTTGAAATGGCATGGTTCCAAAGTCAGGAGGTGCTGCGCCACCTCAACGCGACCGAAGTCGATGCACAGGTCTACGGCCGCCTGGCCGCCTCCGTCATTTACGGTAATGCCTTGCGCCGCGCCGCGCCCAGCGTTATTGCCCGCAACCAGCTTGGTCAGTCCGGGCTTTGGCGTTTTGGCGTCTCGGGCGATCTGCCGATCATCCTGATACGAATCGGCGACCTGAGCCGCATCGAGTTGCTAAAACAGGTGCTGCAAGCCCATGCCTATTGGCGGATGAAGGGCTTGACGGCGGATTTGGTGATCGTGAACGAGGATTTTTCGGGGTACCGGGCGGTCCTGCAAGACCAGATAATGGGGTTGATCAACTCGGGTCCCGAAGCGCAAATTTTCGACAAACCGGGTGGGGTCTTCGTGCGCCGCGCCGAAGAGCTTTCCGAGGAGGACCGGGTCCTGTTCCAGACTGTAGCTCGCATTGTGTTCAACGATACCGTCGAGACATTGGCCGAGCAGGTGGAACGCCGGGTTCCGGCAGAGCGTGTGCCGGGCCGTCTGGAGCCATTGCAGCAACCGGCAGCCGAACCGGCAAATCCGCTCTCGGCGCGCGAACGCATTTTCTACAACGGACTGGGGGGATTCACGCCCGATGGACGCGAATACGTCATCACCCTCGATCCTGGTCAGAGCACGCCTGCGCCGTGGGTCAATGTCATCGCCAGCCCGTACATTGGCACGGTAGTCAGTGAGAGCGGGAGCGCGTATACCTGGGTGGAAAACGCTCACGAGTTCAGGCTGACCACCTGGCACAATGACCCGCTTAGCGACAGCAGCGGCGAGGCGCTATACATCCGTGACGAGGAAACGGGTGCGTTCTGGTCGCCAACCCCGCTGCCCGCCCGCGGCCGGTCCGGGTATGTGTGCCGGCACGGGTTTGGGTACAGCGTGTTCGAGCATTACGAAGCTGGCATCTCCTCGGAACTGTTTACCTACGTCGCAATGGACGCACCTGTAAAGTTCGCTGTGGTAAAGCTGCGAAACCATTCGCGGCGCCCGCGTCGATTGTCGCTGACCGGGTATTGGGAACTGGTGCTCGGTGAGTGGCGGCACTCCAATCTGATGAACATTGTTACCGAAACTGATTTGCACAGCGGGGCGCTGTTTGCCCGCAATGCTTATGGCCGCGAATGCGCCAATCGGGTCTTCTTTCTGCAGGTCAGCGAGGTAGAGCGTACGGTGACCGGAAACCGTACAGAGTTCATTGGCCGCAACGGCTCGCTGTCCAGCCCGGCGGCTATGCGCCGCAAGGGTTTGTCGGGCAGGAAAGGTGCGGGCCTTGATCCGTGCGCCGCGATACAGACTCAGATCGAACTGGCCGACGGGCAAGAGCGCGAAATAGTGTTTGTATTCGGTGCGGCCCGCAGCACCGACGAAGCGCAGCATCTCATCCAGCGATTCGGCGGGTCGGTTGGCGCACGGGAAGCATTGGAAGCGGTGTGGGGACACTGGAACCGAACCCTGGGCGCGGTGCACGTGGAGACGCCGGACCCGGCGTTGGACGTGTTGACCAACGGCTGGTTGGTCTACCAGACACTGTCCTGCAGGCTCTGGGGCCGCAGTGGGTATTATCAGTCCGGCGGTGCCTACGGTTTCCGTGATCAATTGCAGGACACCATGGCGCTTATCCATGCGGCACCATGGCTCGCCCGCGAGCAGTTGATCCGTTGCGCCGAGCGCCAGTTCCTTCAGGGTGACGTGCAACACTGGTGGCATCCGCCCAATGGACAAGGCGTGCGCACACATTTCTCCGATGATTATCTGTGGTTACCGTATGCAACCTGTCGTTATGTGCTGGCGACCGGCGATACTGGAGTGCTCGATGAGTCAGTACATTTCCTGGAGGGCCGCGAGTTGAATCCGGGAGAGGAGGCTTACTACGACCAGCCGCAACGTTCGCATGAAGTGGCAAGCCTTTATGAACATTGTGTGCGTTCAATCAAGCATGGTTTACGGTTTGGCGGGCATCAATTACCGCTGATGGGCTGCGGCGACTGGAACGATGGCATGAATCTCGTCGGTCGTGATGGCAAGGGCGAGAGCGTTTGGCTGGCTTGGTTCCTGTACGAGAACCTTCAGCTGTTTACAGGACTGGCCCGCGCCCGAAACGACGAGGCCTTTGCCGAAGTTTGCACCAGGCAGGCTTCGTTGCTGCGCAGCAACATTGAGGCTAGTGCCTGGGACGGCAGCTGGTATCGGCGGGCTTATTTCGATGATGGCACACCCTTGGGCTCGTCAGAAAATGACGAATGCCAAATTGATTCGATCAGCCAGAGTTGGGCGGTCATTTCGGGCGGCGGCGATGCCATGCGAGCCCGCCAGGCGATGGCGGCGGTGGATAAACGCCTGGTGCGACGCGATATGCAGTTAATCCAACTGTTCGCCCCGCCCTTTGATAAATCAGACCTTGAGCCCGGTTATATCAAGGGTTACGTGCCCGGCGTCCGAGAGAACGGTGGCCAATATACCCATGCCGCGATTTGGACCACGATGGCGTTTGCCATGATGGGTGACAGGGAACGAGCATGGGAATTGTACGCCATGCTCAATCCCATCAATCACGGTAGTCGGCCGGAGGAGATCGAACGCTACACGGTCGAGCCGTACGTCATGTGCGCGGATATTTACGGTGCGCCGCCACACACAAGCCGGGGCGGCTGGACCTGGTACACCGGGGCGGCGGGCTGGATGTACCGGCTGACCGTGGAAACGCTACTGGGCCTGCAACTGGAAGTGGACCATCTGCGCATTGCACCGTGTATCCCGGCTCATTGGGCATCGTACAAAATCCACTACCGCTATCGCGAGACCTTCTACCACATCACAGTCAAGCGCGTCGGTGAACAGTCGGAGCATGTGATCCGCGTTACGGTGGACGGTGCCGTGGTAAATGGAGCTTGCGTAGATGGGACAGGGCGACCGCAAGGCATGATCCCCCTTATGGACGACCGCCGGGAGCACCACGTCGAGGTGGACTTGAGCTAA
- a CDS encoding DNA-binding protein, giving the protein MGKPLTKSQIADSIANKTGVTKKLAGEIINHLAQLSYKEAKNTFTIPGIGKLVLVKRKARTGRNPQTGAAIKIPAKKVVKFRVAKACKDAVLGTK; this is encoded by the coding sequence ATGGGAAAGCCGTTAACCAAGTCACAGATCGCTGATTCAATCGCCAACAAGACCGGTGTGACCAAGAAGCTCGCAGGTGAGATCATAAACCACCTTGCGCAGCTCTCATACAAAGAGGCCAAGAACACGTTCACCATACCTGGCATCGGGAAGCTTGTGCTTGTGAAGAGGAAGGCCCGTACAGGCAGGAACCCCCAGACCGGCGCGGCGATAAAGATCCCCGCCAAGAAGGTCGTGAAGTTCAGGGTCGCGAAGGCCTGCAAGGACGCGGTCCTCGGCACCAAGTAA
- a CDS encoding transcriptional regulator NrdR produces MKCPFCGYLEDKVIDSRLSQDGSTTRRRRECLSCAKRFTTYERVEEALPLVVKKDGRRETFDRTKILNGMIRACEKRPVGLEEIERSVARLETRFIDSGEREIPSSVIGEAVMEELKGLDEVAYVRFASVYREFRDINEFMSELKDLLEVKKRT; encoded by the coding sequence ATGAAATGCCCATTTTGCGGTTACCTTGAGGACAAGGTCATAGATTCAAGGCTGTCTCAGGACGGCAGCACTACCCGGAGGCGGAGGGAATGCTTGAGCTGCGCCAAGCGATTCACCACCTACGAGAGGGTCGAGGAGGCGCTCCCGCTCGTCGTTAAAAAGGACGGCAGGCGTGAGACCTTCGACAGGACGAAGATATTGAACGGCATGATCAGGGCCTGCGAGAAAAGGCCCGTGGGCCTTGAGGAGATAGAGAGGTCGGTCGCCAGGCTTGAGACCAGGTTCATCGATTCAGGCGAAAGGGAGATCCCCAGCTCTGTCATAGGCGAGGCGGTCATGGAAGAGCTCAAGGGCCTTGACGAGGTAGCTTACGTGCGCTTCGCCTCGGTCTACAGGGAGTTCAGGGATATAAACGAGTTCATGAGCGAGCTCAAGGACCTCCTGGAAGTCAAGAAAAGGACATAA
- a CDS encoding riboflavin biosynthesis protein RibD has product MPHEEFMRAALRLAIKGLGRTSPNPAVGAVIVKNGQIASTGYHRKAGGPHAEIEALAGAGRLKGATVYVTLEPCCHFGRTPPCTEALIRSGVKRVVVGASDPNPRVSGKGIRALRRAGIEVIAGILRDECAALNEPYNTYIRRRTPFVTLKLASSLDGRIATSSGSSKWITGVEARKSVHRLRSLNDAVMVGRNTVKNDDPELTVRLVRGSSPVRVVLDSLLETAPVAKVFNGVKEGKARLLIFASKEVKASRVRKAEGLGAEVILVQATGSGLSLGTVMRELGKREITSVLVEGGSELAASFISAGLVDKYVFFYGPMLIGGDGLPMIAGLKVKGLVNAPRLERVKATTVGSCLAIVGYPAKRKG; this is encoded by the coding sequence ATGCCGCATGAAGAGTTCATGCGCGCGGCCCTGAGGCTCGCCATAAAAGGGCTCGGGAGGACCAGCCCAAACCCCGCCGTAGGCGCGGTAATCGTCAAGAACGGTCAGATCGCCTCAACCGGCTATCACAGGAAGGCCGGGGGTCCGCACGCCGAAATAGAGGCCCTTGCCGGGGCAGGCAGGTTGAAGGGCGCGACGGTCTACGTTACGCTTGAGCCATGCTGCCATTTCGGGAGGACGCCCCCATGCACAGAGGCGTTGATCCGTTCCGGGGTCAAAAGGGTCGTGGTCGGCGCTTCAGACCCAAACCCCCGTGTTAGCGGAAAGGGGATAAGGGCCTTGAGGAGAGCCGGTATAGAAGTCATAGCCGGTATCCTTCGTGATGAGTGCGCGGCCCTGAACGAGCCTTATAATACTTACATCCGCCGCAGGACCCCGTTCGTTACATTGAAGCTCGCCTCGTCCCTCGACGGAAGGATAGCTACCTCAAGCGGAAGCTCTAAATGGATAACCGGCGTCGAGGCGAGAAAGAGCGTCCACAGGCTGCGCTCCCTCAATGACGCCGTAATGGTCGGCAGGAATACCGTCAAGAACGACGACCCTGAGCTTACGGTCAGGCTTGTCCGCGGGAGTAGCCCCGTAAGGGTCGTGCTCGACAGCCTCCTTGAGACGGCGCCGGTGGCAAAGGTCTTTAACGGCGTAAAGGAAGGGAAGGCTCGCTTACTTATTTTCGCCTCTAAAGAAGTAAAGGCCTCAAGGGTAAGAAAGGCCGAGGGGCTTGGCGCGGAGGTCATACTTGTCCAGGCTACCGGTAGCGGCCTGTCGCTTGGAACAGTTATGAGAGAGCTGGGCAAAAGGGAGATAACGAGCGTGCTCGTTGAAGGCGGAAGCGAGCTTGCGGCCTCTTTCATAAGCGCTGGCCTGGTGGATAAATACGTCTTCTTTTACGGCCCGATGCTCATAGGCGGGGACGGACTGCCGATGATAGCCGGGTTGAAGGTAAAAGGCCTTGTTAACGCGCCCAGGCTTGAAAGGGTGAAGGCAACTACCGTAGGGAGCTGCCTCGCTATCGTTGGATATCCCGCGAAAAGGAAGGGGTAA
- a CDS encoding riboflavin synthase subunit alpha — protein sequence MFTGIVEGVGTVKHIEKKGTFGKITVETSIVLANVKVGDSISVDGACLTATAINGSSFTADVSGETLKVTTLGELAAGSRVNIELALTLSKPLGGHLVTGHIDGVGVIKKMVSAGDNMELQVSVPAGLMAQIVRKGSITIDGISLTVAEAGHDSVKIAVIPHTLNNTGLLSKKAGSRVNVETDLIGKYVEKFFKKEEGRISEDFLSEHGFIRKG from the coding sequence ATGTTCACCGGCATTGTAGAGGGCGTAGGGACGGTTAAACATATTGAAAAAAAAGGGACTTTTGGTAAAATAACAGTTGAAACATCCATCGTGCTCGCCAACGTCAAGGTGGGGGATTCCATCTCCGTGGATGGCGCCTGCCTCACCGCTACAGCCATAAACGGAAGCTCCTTCACCGCCGATGTGAGCGGCGAAACACTAAAGGTCACCACCCTTGGTGAGCTTGCCGCTGGCAGCAGGGTCAATATAGAGCTGGCTTTAACGCTTTCAAAGCCGCTCGGAGGGCACCTCGTCACAGGGCATATCGACGGGGTAGGGGTAATAAAGAAGATGGTATCGGCAGGCGATAACATGGAGCTTCAAGTCTCCGTGCCTGCGGGGCTCATGGCTCAGATAGTCAGGAAGGGCTCGATCACTATCGACGGCATAAGCCTTACCGTGGCGGAGGCAGGCCACGATAGCGTAAAGATAGCGGTGATCCCGCATACCTTGAACAACACCGGATTGCTTTCAAAAAAAGCCGGGTCAAGGGTCAACGTCGAAACAGACCTCATAGGCAAGTACGTGGAGAAGTTCTTTAAAAAGGAAGAGGGCCGCATATCCGAGGACTTCCTCTCGGAGCACGGTTTCATAAGGAAGGGATAG